The genome window ATTGGCTGCCGTGTATCTCGAAGTCTTGTTCAATACATGGAACCGCGAGTTTTATAACGCGCTGGAAACCAAGAATTTCAAGGCTTTCACCGAGCAGTTATGGCGCTTCACGTATCTTGCATTTACCTTTATTGCGGTCGCGATTTATCGCATTTACCTGACGCAGTCGCTGCAAATGCGCTGGCGCATGTGGATGACGCAGCAATATATGGCGCGCTGGTTGCAGCACCAGGCTTACTATCGGATCGAGCAGACCGGTACTGCAGACAACCCTGATCAACGTATCGCTGAAGATTTAAACCTGCTGACCAGCGCGACGCTATCCTTGTCCCTGGGTTTGTTGTCCAGCGTGGTAACGCTGGTTTCTTTCGTCGGCATCCTGTGGTCGGTCAGCGGCCCGATTTCTTTCATGCTGTCTTCGCATGAAATCACTATTCCCGGTTACATGGTGTGGTTTGCGATTGCCTATGCCGGCGTCGGCTCGCTGATTGTGGGTTGGGTTGGCTGGCCCCTGGTTTCCAAAAATTATTTCCGCCAGCGCTTTGAAGCGGATTTTCGTTTCGGCCTGATACGGGTGCGTGAGAATGCCGAAGCGGTCGCGTTGTATCGTGGCGAGACCGAGGAAGCAGTGCAATTGAATGGCCGCTTCCAGCGCATACGCGATAACTGGTGGGGCATCATGCGCACCACCAAGAGCCTGAACCTGGTCTCCACTTTCTACTCGCAGTTCGCCAATATTTTTCCTTTCCTGATGGCGGCGCCGCGCTACTTTGCGGGTGCGATTACGCTGGGTGGCCTGATGCAAATCAGTTCGGCTTTCGGCCAGGTGCAAGGTGCCTTGTCATGGTTTATTTCGGCGTTCAGCGATCTCGCCGAGTGGAAAGCCAGCGTCAATCGCCTGGCCGGTTTCCATGCCGCCGTCGATGCCGCCCATGATGAAAAAGAAGGTGTGGTGGTAACACTCAATAATGTGGGTGCGATCCTGATTGATCGCGTGGTATTGAATGTGCCGAACGGAGTGGCACTGACCAGCGAGCTGACTGCGGATATCCAGGCGGGACAGCGCATCCTGATCGCCGGACCATCCGGGTGTGGCAAGTCGACGCTGATCCGTGCGCTTGCCGGGGTTTGGCCTTACGGTGCGGGCAGCATCGAAATCCCGCAGCAGTGGAAGTTGCTGTTCCTGCCGCAAAGAAGTTATTTGCCGATAGGGACCTTGCGCGCAGCCATCGCTTATCCTGCCGGCGAAAACAGTTATACCGACCTCGCCATCCGGCATTATCTGGACTTGTGCAAATTGCCACAGTTGAAAAAAATGCTGGATCACAGTGACAACTGGAGCCAGCGTTTATCCCCTGGTGAACAACAGCGCCTGGCCTTTGTGCGCGCCTTGCTGACGCGACCGGATGCACTCTTCCTGGATGAAGCCAGCAGTGCGCTGGATACTGAAACAGAAGAATTAGTTTATCAATTGATATTGCAAGAATTGCCAGAGGCGGTGATTGTTAGTGTCGCGCATCGCGAAAGCGTCGCGAAATATCATAAAATGCGCTGGCAGTTTGTCGCAGACAGCCGTGCGCCGACTATCGTCGATGACGATATAGAGCGCAGTCTTTATACGATACAGCACACGAAGCCCGGCAAAGCTTAAGCAGTCGGGACTACCCGGAACAGCAAGTATGCGGCCACGCATGGCAAGACGCGTGGTCATAATCACATTGATATGAAATTACTTTCCACACTCATCTTGCTGTCCCTGCTCACCGCTTGTGCGCAATTACCAAAGAGCGGTCATTCTGCAGCGGATACTCCCGAAGGCCAGATACTGCCATTTTCAGTCAATGCCAGTGGTGGTTTGCCAGAGCGCTGGGAGCCGATGATCATTAATCGGACCAAGAAGCTCACCGAATACAAGCTGGTCGACGATGATGGCAAGACGGTGCTGCACGCGCGTGCGGTTGCTGCCGCATCCGGTCTGATGCAAAAAGTGGATATCGATCCTTTGCTGGGATCGCAACTGAACTGGCGCTGGCGCATCAGTGGCCTGGTGCAAACGGCAAATAATTCCGAGCGCGGACTGGAGGATTCACCGGCCCGCATCATCCTGGGCTTTGATGGCGATAAGGATAGCTTGCCGTTTGCGGATCAGATCATGTTTGAAACTGCGCGCCTGATGACCGGCAGGGATGTGCCGTATGCGACGCTGATGTATATCTGGGGCCGCAAGGCACCGGTCGATACCATTATCACCAATACCCGCAGCAATCGCGTGAAGATGATAGTCGCCGAAACCGGAGCGTCCGGCGTGGGCGACTGGCATAGTTTTTCGCGCAATATCGCGGCGGATTATGAAAAGGCCTTTGGTGAAAAACCGGGCCGCCTGATCGCGGTAGGCGTGCTGACCGATACCGACAATACCGGTGAAACGGTAGAAGCTTGGTACGGCGATATCGGTTTGTCGACACCCGATAAACAGGCTGGAAATACTACGCTGGAATAGCGCCGCACTGACGGCGTTGCGGCGCTCGCAAAGCACGAGTTCAGTTCTTGAGGAAACTCTCCGCCAGGCGTACCCAGTAGGTCGCGCCTATCGGCAACAAATCATCATTAAAGTCATAGCTGGGATTATGCAGATTGCATGGGCCCAATCCGTGTCCGGCCGAACGATGATCGCCTTCGCCATTGCCGATGAAGACATAGCAGCCGGGTTTGCCCTGCAACATGAAAGCGAAATCTTCCGCGCCCATGGTCGGTTCCACCTGCGCGTCGACATGCCCGGCACCGACGATACCTTGTAATACTTCCACCGCAAATGCGGTTTCCTTCGGATGGTTAATCAGCGGCGGGTAATTGCGCTTGAAGTGGAAGCTGACCTTGGCGTCGAATGCTTCCGCCGTGTGTTCGGCAATATTGCGCATACGTGTTTCAATCAGGTCCAGTACCTTGAGGTCGAAGGTGCGTACGGTGCCGACCAGTGTCGCATCATCGGGGATCACATTGGTGGTGCTGCCGGCATGGATTTGCGTGATTGACAGTGCAGCGGCATCGATAGGACTCTTGTTGCGCGTGATGATGGTTTGCCAGCTTTGTGCAATCTGCACCGCCACCATGATCGGATCGATGCCTTTATGCGGTTGCGCTGCGTGTGCGCCTTTGCCGCTGACCACGACTTCGAATTCATTGCTGGATGCCATCATTGGGCCGGGTGTGACGCCGAAATGGCCGACCGGGATGCCGGGCCAGTTATGCATGCCAAACACTGCTTCCATCGGGAATTGTTCGAACAGGCCTTCATCCATCATGCGCTTGGCACCGCCACCGCCTTCTTCGGCCGGTTGGAAAATCAGGTAAATAGTGCCGTCGAAATTCTTGTTTTGCGACAAATAATGTGCGGCGCCGAGCAGCATCGCGGTATGACCGTCATGACCGCAGGCGTGCATCTTGCCCTTGTTTTGCGATGCATGCGCGAAGGTATTGAGTTCCAGTATCGGCAGCGCATCCATATCCGCACGCAAGCCGATTGCACGCTGGCTGCTGCCGTTTTTCAGGATGCCGACGACACCGGTGACGCCGAGGCCGCGCACCACGGGTATGCCCCATTCGGTCAGTTTTTTTGCGACCAGTTCGGCGGTATCGTGTTCTTCAAAGCAAAGCTCGGGATGAGCATGGATTTCACGACGAATAGCTTGTATTTCGTTGTGAAACTGGATGATGGGGTCGATCAACTTCATGGTGTCTCCACATTCCTGCGCGCTGATGCTGCAGCTGTTTTGTCTTGCGATAACTGCTGATGGTTGGACTGCAAGTGCCTTCTATCTTACGCCAACTGTCCTGCCGGCGGAATAGGGAGCGCAAGCGAGTGGCACAAGCGTAATAGAATAGCTGCAACAAGCGCTGCAGCAGTGCATCTCGCATTGCATATGTGTTTTTGTATTAAAGAATCGGAAAAAATGCAGAAATCCCGTCATTTGCCTGCCGCTGGATCAATGCCGCGCCTGCGCTCGGGATTGCTGCTTTGCGCATTGCTGTCACTGGCGGGATGTGCGCAGATGAATTACTACGCGCAGGCGACGCATGGCCAATCTTCGCTGATGGCAGCCGCCAAACCGATAGATGATTTATTACAAAACCCTGAACTGGAGCCCAAGCTCAGGCAACGCCTGTTGACTGCCAATAAAATCCGCCGCTTTGCCATCGATGAATTGGCCTTGCCGGATAACGGTACCTATCAAAACTATGCGGATCTGCAACGGCCCTATGCCTTGTGGAATGTGGTGGCGACGCCCGAGTTGTCGCTGCGGCCCTTGCAGTGGTGCTTCCCGATTGCCGGTTGCGTCAGTTATCGCGGTTACTATAGCGAAGCCGGTGCGAAAGCCTTTGCCGAGGAAATGCGGGCCGCCGGTAATGATGTGCAAATCATGGGGGTACCTGCTTACTCAACGCTGGGTTGGTATAAAGACCCGGTGCTGTCCAGCTTTATCAATTATCCGGATGCAGAAGTTGCGCGCCTGATGATCCATGAGTTGGCGCATCAGATTGTGTATGTGCAGGGCGATACGCAATTCAATGAATCGTTTGCGACCGCGGTCGAAGAAGTCGGCGTCGACCGCTGGCTGGCACGTTATGGTGATGACAAGGCGCGCCAGTCGTATGTCACTGCCCAGGAGCGCAAACAGCAATTCATTGCGCTCTTGCTGCAATACCGGCAAAAGCTGGTCGACAATTATGCATCGCAGTGGACGGATGCCACCAAACGCCAGGCCAAGCAGGAAATATTTGCTGCATTGCAGGACGATTACCAATTGCTGAAAGCCAGTTGGAATGGCCATGCAGCTTATGACCGCTGGTTCGCACAAGGATTGACGAATGCGCACCTGGCATCGGTAGCGACGTATCATGACCTGGTGCCGGGTTTTCGCGCCTTGTTGCGTGAGACAAATGACTTCCCTGGCTTTTACCGCGCGGTAATTGAGTTGTCACGGCTCGATAAGGTGCAGCGCGATGGCCGACTGGCCGCTTTGGCAGCGACTGAGCCGGTGGTTTCGCATACGGATACGGCGGCGACAGGCCCCGGCCGCTGACGGTGGCACCGGGCAGCGGCATCAAAATGCTTGCACATCGCCGTTCTGCCCGATAGCATCAAGCTGTATAAGCGCACAATCACTCTAACAACAAAAAAGAATAGAGGTGGAGATGGACAAATTTTGGCTCAAGTCATATCCGGAAGGCATACCGGCAGAAATCGATCCTGCGCGTTATGGTTCCCTGGTTGAATTGCTGGATGAATCCTTCCAGAAATATGCAGATCGCAATGCTTGCGTCTGCATGGATAAAGCACTCACTTATCGTGAGGTGGATCATCTGTCCACCGAAGTGGGGGCATGGCTGCAAAGCATAGGTTTGCAAAAAGGTGCGCGCGTCGCGCTGATGATGCCGAATGTCTTGCAGTATCCGATCGCGATTGCCGCGGTGCTACGCGCCGGTTATGTGATCGTCAATGTCAATCCGCTGTACAAGCCACGCGAACTCGAGCATCAGCTGACCGACTCCGGTGCCGAAGCGATTATCATCCTGGAAAACTTTGCCGCCACGCTGGAAAAAGTGATCGCCAGCACGCAGGTCAAGCATGTGATCGTCGCCACCATGGGTGATTTGTTTGGCGGCTTGAAAGGCGGCATCGTCAATTTTGTCGTGCGCCATGTGAAGAAAATGGTGCCGGCTTATTCACTGCCACAGGCAGTGCCATTCAAAGAAGTCTTGCGCCAGGCTGCCGGCATGACCTTGCAGCGTCCGGCGCTGGGCCATCAGGACCTGGCCTTCCTGCAATACACCGGTGGTACGACCGGCACGGCGAAAGGCGCGATGCTCACGCATCGCAATATCATTGCTAATGTCTTGCAGAATGAAGCATGGATTTCGCCAGTGCTGAATACCTTGCCGAAAGATAAGCAACTGATCTTCGTCTGCGCCTTGCCGCTGTACCATATCTTCGCGTTGACTACTTGCGGCATGCTGGGTACACATCTCGGTGTAATGAATCTGTTGATTCCTAATCCGCGTGACATCCCCGGCTTCATCAAGGAATTGATGAAATACAAGGTGCATTTCCTGCCGGCCGTGAATACCCTGTACAACGGCTTGCTCAACAATCCCGATTTTGCCAAGGTCGATTTCTCCGAACTGAAGTTGTGCAACGGTGGCGGCATGGCGGTGCAAAAAGTCGTCAACGATAAATGGCGTGAAGTAACCGGTTGCGCGATTTGCGAAGGTTATGGCTTGTCCGAAACGTCGCCGACGGCGACGGCCAATCCGCCGACTACCAATGAATTCACCGGCACCATCGGTTTGCCGGTTTCATCGACCGAACTGAAGATCATAGACAGCGACGATAATGAAGTACCGCACGGCAGTGCCGGTGAGATTGCGATCCGCGGTCCGCAAGTGATGGCGGGTTACTGGAACAATCCGGTGGAAACTGCGCAATCGATGACGGCCGATGGTTTCTTCAAGACTGGTGATATCGGCATCATGGATGAGCGTGGTTTCACCAAAATTGTCGATCGCAAGAAAGACATGATCCTGGTTTCCGGTTTCAATGTTTATCCAAGCGAGATCGAAGGTGTGGTCGCCGCGCATCCGGGTGTGCTGGAATGTGCATGCATAGGTGTGCCGGATGAACATACCGGTGAAGCGGTCAAGTTATTCGTGGTACGACGCGATCCTGCACTGACCGAGGCTGAACTGATGGCGTATTGCCGTGAGCAATTCACCGGTTACAAAAAACCGAAGTCAATCGAGTTCCGCACCGAATTGCCGAAGTCGAACGTAGGCAAGATATTGCGGCGCGAATTGCGCGATGAAAAGAAACCGGCCTGATAAAACAAAGCGCCATTGCCGCAGCTGCGGCAATGGCGCAAGGTGCAACTGATGTACTTGCTGGTTTGTTGCTTATTTATGTGGTGCGACGGCTGGCGGTAATTGGCGCGGCTTGCGATCATCGTTGGTCGCGACATAAGTCAGCGTCGCTTCGGTCACTTTCACAATTTCCACTTCCAGGCGATTGCGTTCTGCATAACATTCCACATTCACGGTGACTGAGGTGTTGCCGACTTTGACGATTTCTGCATAGATGGATAGCAGGTCGCCGACGAATACCGGATGTTTGAATAAAAACGAATTCACCGCGATGGTGACGACGCGGCCATTGGCGCGACGCGTGGCGCAAACTGCACCGGCCAGATCGACCTGCGCCATGATCCAGCCGCCGAATACGTCGCCATGCATATTGGCGTCATGCGGCATTGGTACTACGCGCATTTGAGGAATCTTCCCTGCGGGCAGGTCTGTGTGGTGTTCGCTTGCCATGTTGTCTCCTGTGGATAATTTTGATAACCGCTACAATCCGGAACCCGAAGCATAAACTATCTGAATAAATCTTACCTATGCGCCGCCATTCCGCCCCATCCGAGCCTGTTCCGCCCGCCAGCAACCGCAGTGACTGGAGCACGCTCAAGACCCTGATTCCGTATTTGTGGACCTACAAATGGCGAGTCGGTTTGGCACTTGCTTTCCTGATCGCAGCGAAGATGGCCAACGTCGGCGTGCCGCTGGTATTGAAGCGCCTGATCGATAGCCTGACAATTACGCCCGGCAGCACGCAGGCGATGCTGGTCTTGCCGCTCGGCATACTGATCGCTTATGGTGCGTTACGTCTGTCGACAACGCTGTTTACCGAGCTGCGTGAATACACCTTTGCCAAAGTCACGCAAAGGGCGGTACGCACGATTGCGCTGAAAGTATTCCGCCACCTGCATTCGCTGTCATTGCGTTTCCACCTGAATCGCCAGACCGGTGGCATGACGCGCGATATCGAACGCGGGACCAAGGGTATCTCTTCACTGATTTCTTATACGCTGTTCAGCATCTTGCCGACGCTGATAGAAATCGTACTGGTACTCGGCTACCTGGTACTGCATTACGATATCTGGTTCACCGTCATTACCGGCGTGGCGCTGGTTAGTTACATTGCCTTTACTGTCATCGTGACGGAATGGCGTACGCACTTCCGCCGTACGATGAATGACCTTGATTCCAAGGCGAATACCAAGGCTATCGA of Janthinobacterium sp. Marseille contains these proteins:
- a CDS encoding M20 aminoacylase family protein encodes the protein MKLIDPIIQFHNEIQAIRREIHAHPELCFEEHDTAELVAKKLTEWGIPVVRGLGVTGVVGILKNGSSQRAIGLRADMDALPILELNTFAHASQNKGKMHACGHDGHTAMLLGAAHYLSQNKNFDGTIYLIFQPAEEGGGGAKRMMDEGLFEQFPMEAVFGMHNWPGIPVGHFGVTPGPMMASSNEFEVVVSGKGAHAAQPHKGIDPIMVAVQIAQSWQTIITRNKSPIDAAALSITQIHAGSTTNVIPDDATLVGTVRTFDLKVLDLIETRMRNIAEHTAEAFDAKVSFHFKRNYPPLINHPKETAFAVEVLQGIVGAGHVDAQVEPTMGAEDFAFMLQGKPGCYVFIGNGEGDHRSAGHGLGPCNLHNPSYDFNDDLLPIGATYWVRLAESFLKN
- a CDS encoding aminopeptidase — encoded protein: MQKSRHLPAAGSMPRLRSGLLLCALLSLAGCAQMNYYAQATHGQSSLMAAAKPIDDLLQNPELEPKLRQRLLTANKIRRFAIDELALPDNGTYQNYADLQRPYALWNVVATPELSLRPLQWCFPIAGCVSYRGYYSEAGAKAFAEEMRAAGNDVQIMGVPAYSTLGWYKDPVLSSFINYPDAEVARLMIHELAHQIVYVQGDTQFNESFATAVEEVGVDRWLARYGDDKARQSYVTAQERKQQFIALLLQYRQKLVDNYASQWTDATKRQAKQEIFAALQDDYQLLKASWNGHAAYDRWFAQGLTNAHLASVATYHDLVPGFRALLRETNDFPGFYRAVIELSRLDKVQRDGRLAALAATEPVVSHTDTAATGPGR
- a CDS encoding DUF3047 domain-containing protein, whose product is MKLLSTLILLSLLTACAQLPKSGHSAADTPEGQILPFSVNASGGLPERWEPMIINRTKKLTEYKLVDDDGKTVLHARAVAAASGLMQKVDIDPLLGSQLNWRWRISGLVQTANNSERGLEDSPARIILGFDGDKDSLPFADQIMFETARLMTGRDVPYATLMYIWGRKAPVDTIITNTRSNRVKMIVAETGASGVGDWHSFSRNIAADYEKAFGEKPGRLIAVGVLTDTDNTGETVEAWYGDIGLSTPDKQAGNTTLE
- a CDS encoding long-chain-fatty-acid--CoA ligase, producing MDKFWLKSYPEGIPAEIDPARYGSLVELLDESFQKYADRNACVCMDKALTYREVDHLSTEVGAWLQSIGLQKGARVALMMPNVLQYPIAIAAVLRAGYVIVNVNPLYKPRELEHQLTDSGAEAIIILENFAATLEKVIASTQVKHVIVATMGDLFGGLKGGIVNFVVRHVKKMVPAYSLPQAVPFKEVLRQAAGMTLQRPALGHQDLAFLQYTGGTTGTAKGAMLTHRNIIANVLQNEAWISPVLNTLPKDKQLIFVCALPLYHIFALTTCGMLGTHLGVMNLLIPNPRDIPGFIKELMKYKVHFLPAVNTLYNGLLNNPDFAKVDFSELKLCNGGGMAVQKVVNDKWREVTGCAICEGYGLSETSPTATANPPTTNEFTGTIGLPVSSTELKIIDSDDNEVPHGSAGEIAIRGPQVMAGYWNNPVETAQSMTADGFFKTGDIGIMDERGFTKIVDRKKDMILVSGFNVYPSEIEGVVAAHPGVLECACIGVPDEHTGEAVKLFVVRRDPALTEAELMAYCREQFTGYKKPKSIEFRTELPKSNVGKILRRELRDEKKPA
- a CDS encoding acyl-CoA thioesterase — translated: MASEHHTDLPAGKIPQMRVVPMPHDANMHGDVFGGWIMAQVDLAGAVCATRRANGRVVTIAVNSFLFKHPVFVGDLLSIYAEIVKVGNTSVTVNVECYAERNRLEVEIVKVTEATLTYVATNDDRKPRQLPPAVAPHK
- a CDS encoding ABC transporter ATP-binding protein/permease, producing MPKQRIDWRAVWQLIKPYWVSEEKWKARGLLFVIVALALAAVYLEVLFNTWNREFYNALETKNFKAFTEQLWRFTYLAFTFIAVAIYRIYLTQSLQMRWRMWMTQQYMARWLQHQAYYRIEQTGTADNPDQRIAEDLNLLTSATLSLSLGLLSSVVTLVSFVGILWSVSGPISFMLSSHEITIPGYMVWFAIAYAGVGSLIVGWVGWPLVSKNYFRQRFEADFRFGLIRVRENAEAVALYRGETEEAVQLNGRFQRIRDNWWGIMRTTKSLNLVSTFYSQFANIFPFLMAAPRYFAGAITLGGLMQISSAFGQVQGALSWFISAFSDLAEWKASVNRLAGFHAAVDAAHDEKEGVVVTLNNVGAILIDRVVLNVPNGVALTSELTADIQAGQRILIAGPSGCGKSTLIRALAGVWPYGAGSIEIPQQWKLLFLPQRSYLPIGTLRAAIAYPAGENSYTDLAIRHYLDLCKLPQLKKMLDHSDNWSQRLSPGEQQRLAFVRALLTRPDALFLDEASSALDTETEELVYQLILQELPEAVIVSVAHRESVAKYHKMRWQFVADSRAPTIVDDDIERSLYTIQHTKPGKA